A region of Sulfurovum sp. DNA encodes the following proteins:
- a CDS encoding DUF3972 domain-containing protein — MKPAEYAKELGISRQAVYAKIKRGVLTAKDIEGKLYIVVDADIKQKKSSQDIFQHNREVKKASNASPKEKEYEALLVAKDETIAVLKGTVKDLKKSNKQISMTLRGEIDLLKEAFHEMRTLYVHQLEHQNASTKTIDIVTEEEYETSDSKQWISIKKFFKKMRITKLKQQEKLFKRLKKVWKSGDSRIQKINGKFKIDIHSNYEDMVK, encoded by the coding sequence ATGAAGCCTGCAGAATACGCCAAAGAACTGGGTATTTCACGACAAGCTGTTTACGCAAAAATCAAACGAGGTGTTTTGACTGCCAAGGATATTGAAGGCAAACTCTATATTGTGGTTGATGCTGATATTAAGCAGAAAAAGAGTTCTCAAGATATATTTCAGCACAATAGGGAGGTTAAAAAGGCTTCTAATGCCTCTCCAAAGGAGAAAGAGTATGAAGCATTGTTGGTTGCAAAAGATGAGACAATTGCTGTACTTAAGGGTACGGTGAAGGATCTCAAGAAGTCCAATAAGCAGATATCTATGACATTGCGTGGAGAAATTGATCTTCTTAAAGAGGCTTTTCATGAGATGCGTACACTCTATGTACATCAATTAGAGCATCAAAATGCTTCTACTAAGACAATCGATATTGTGACAGAAGAGGAATATGAAACTTCAGACAGTAAGCAGTGGATTAGTATTAAAAAATTTTTTAAAAAAATGAGAATTACAAAATTAAAACAGCAAGAAAAGCTTTTTAAGCGTCTAAAAAAAGTATGGAAATCTGGTGACAGTCGTATACAGAAGATTAATGGAAAATTTAAGATTGATATTCATAGTAACTATGAAGATATGGTAAAGTAG
- a CDS encoding ribonucleotide-diphosphate reductase subunit beta, with the protein MVRKKIYNPESEEKTNERKIFGGNPTGIFELNDIKYQWAYNLWEMMLNNTWFPKEVDMTRDINDYKNLTEAEKQAYDKVLAQLIFMDSLQTNNIIDNLNPFITAPEVNLILVRQAFEEALHSQSYAVMVDSISTNTDEIYDLWRRDMKLKHKNDAIAKVYEDLSKNPTDDNIVKAMFANQILEGIYFYSGFTYLYTLARADKMLGSAQMIRFIQRDEVTHLLIFQNMINVTKKERPELFTPQLIEEVYEMFRSAVKLESEWGAYITQGQILGLTDEIIEKYIKYLADQRLSAVGLEKLYNVEHPIKWVDNFSKFNDQKTNFFEGNVTNYSKGSLNLDDF; encoded by the coding sequence ATGGTACGAAAAAAAATATATAACCCTGAGTCAGAAGAGAAAACCAATGAACGAAAGATTTTTGGAGGGAATCCTACAGGAATTTTTGAACTCAATGATATTAAATACCAGTGGGCATATAATCTTTGGGAGATGATGCTCAACAATACATGGTTTCCCAAAGAGGTTGATATGACACGAGATATTAATGATTATAAAAATCTTACAGAAGCCGAAAAACAAGCGTATGACAAGGTGCTTGCACAATTGATCTTTATGGATTCACTTCAGACCAATAATATTATTGATAACCTCAATCCATTTATTACTGCACCAGAGGTAAATCTTATTTTGGTACGACAGGCATTTGAAGAGGCATTGCATTCTCAAAGTTATGCAGTGATGGTTGACAGTATCTCTACTAATACAGATGAGATTTATGACCTTTGGCGACGCGATATGAAGCTTAAACATAAGAATGATGCAATTGCTAAAGTCTATGAAGATCTCTCAAAGAATCCAACTGATGATAATATTGTTAAGGCAATGTTTGCCAACCAGATTCTCGAAGGTATCTATTTTTATAGTGGTTTTACTTACCTTTATACATTAGCACGTGCAGACAAGATGCTTGGATCAGCACAAATGATTCGTTTTATCCAGCGCGATGAAGTGACCCATTTACTAATTTTTCAAAATATGATTAATGTTACAAAAAAAGAGCGCCCTGAACTTTTTACACCACAACTGATTGAAGAAGTGTATGAGATGTTCCGTTCGGCTGTCAAACTTGAGAGCGAGTGGGGAGCCTACATCACCCAAGGACAGATACTTGGATTAACTGATGAGATTATTGAGAAGTATATTAAGTATTTGGCAGATCAGCGTCTAAGTGCTGTTGGACTTGAGAAGCTCTATAATGTTGAGCACCCCATAAAGTGGGTAGATAACTTTTCTAAATTTAATGATCAAAAGACTAACTTTTTTGAAGGCAATGTGACCAACTATTCTAAAGGAAGTCTTAACTTAGACGATTTTTAA
- a CDS encoding protein-L-isoaspartate(D-aspartate) O-methyltransferase, whose translation MIKARNRQNLVGEIEQHFSLDLHVKKALLTIDREVFVPQEFKHLSYKLDALPLADSQWISSPLTVAKMTQHLELEGVDSVLEIGCGSGYQAAILSRICRRVFTIERIDGLLKETKNRFNELGIHNIFTRFDDGQRGWKQYAPFERILFSATAKEIPQVLFDQLMEGGILLAPIEQTENYHILTRFYKKNGRVTSETIEQCLFVPVLDGTQK comes from the coding sequence ATGATTAAAGCGAGAAATAGGCAGAATCTTGTTGGAGAGATAGAGCAACACTTTTCTCTTGATCTACATGTAAAAAAAGCACTTCTTACTATTGATCGTGAAGTTTTTGTTCCTCAAGAATTTAAACATCTTTCCTATAAACTCGATGCTCTTCCACTAGCCGATAGCCAGTGGATATCCTCTCCTTTAACTGTTGCCAAAATGACTCAACACCTTGAGCTTGAGGGAGTTGATTCAGTACTTGAGATTGGCTGTGGAAGTGGATATCAAGCTGCAATTTTAAGTAGGATATGTCGTCGTGTCTTTACGATAGAGCGTATTGATGGACTACTCAAAGAGACTAAAAACCGTTTTAATGAACTAGGAATACACAATATATTTACCCGATTTGATGATGGGCAGCGCGGCTGGAAACAGTATGCACCATTTGAACGTATTCTATTCTCTGCTACGGCAAAAGAGATACCACAAGTACTTTTTGATCAACTCATGGAGGGAGGTATTTTGCTCGCTCCTATTGAGCAGACAGAAAACTATCATATTCTAACAAGATTCTACAAAAAGAATGGACGTGTCACGTCAGAAACAATAGAACAGTGCCTCTTTGTGCCAGTACTCGATGGTACACAAAAATAG
- a CDS encoding carbon-nitrogen hydrolase family protein: protein MLYRRKPMRVATFQLSSHKRYQTNLDRLFEYIRTHCEQEIIVVPEVFLTTYDYEHLATAAKFSAMALKLLKKEIDTQILVITLLIEEEELYYNQAVVIHKHKVVHRQEKVKLFKLGDEDLYLAEGKKKRIKPFEIDGIKYALLICFELRFKDLWKQIEGADVVLVPARWGLPRKQHLEILSRALAVMNQCYVIVSNSADNDMASSSAIISPNGNIIMNDKNEVIEGIVDFKEIKKIRRYIVMN, encoded by the coding sequence ATGTTATATAGACGAAAACCTATGCGTGTGGCAACATTTCAGTTGTCTTCACATAAGCGTTACCAAACCAACCTTGATAGACTTTTTGAATATATACGTACCCACTGCGAGCAAGAGATTATTGTTGTTCCTGAAGTTTTTCTAACTACTTATGATTATGAGCATCTTGCTACTGCAGCAAAGTTCTCAGCAATGGCACTCAAGTTACTTAAAAAAGAGATAGATACACAAATACTTGTGATTACTCTTCTTATTGAAGAGGAAGAGTTATACTATAATCAAGCAGTAGTTATCCATAAACATAAAGTGGTGCATCGACAGGAAAAAGTGAAGCTCTTTAAACTTGGAGACGAAGACCTTTATCTTGCAGAAGGGAAAAAGAAACGTATTAAGCCTTTTGAGATAGATGGGATAAAATATGCACTTTTGATCTGTTTTGAACTCCGCTTTAAAGATTTATGGAAACAGATAGAAGGTGCCGATGTAGTCCTTGTACCTGCAAGATGGGGGCTACCACGAAAACAGCATTTGGAGATTCTTTCACGAGCCTTGGCAGTGATGAATCAGTGCTATGTGATTGTTTCAAATAGTGCTGACAATGATATGGCCTCCTCTTCCGCAATTATCTCTCCGAATGGCAATATTATTATGAATGATAAGAATGAAGTAATCGAAGGTATAGTGGATTTTAAAGAAATCAAGAAGATACGCCGTTATATTGTAATGAATTAG